From Solwaraspora sp. WMMD1047, the proteins below share one genomic window:
- a CDS encoding alkaline phosphatase D family protein, which yields MTALDRRTLLRAGLATGAGLAGGALLGGAGAPAAGPLGFPGWRPAGRPVLTHGIQSGAATADSAVVWTRADRAGRLRVEISSRPDFRGARQIRGPVLGPDSDFTGKLRLRGLPPGRRLHYRVRVESTERYGLVSETLTGELTTAPAAGQRRDLRFVWTGDIAGQGWGIDPAYGGMRIFESMRAVRPDFFLCSGDTVYADGPLTETVTLPDGRIWRNLVTEEKSKVAETLGEFRGQFAYNLLDEHLRAFAAEVPQINQWDDHEVTNNWYPGEILTDSRYAETRVDVLARRARRAFHEWLPTPSDDRLYRRLSYGPLLDVFVLDMRTYKDANDGNTYADPRRGLLGRDQRAWLTRELTRSRATWKVIAADLPLGLVVPDGAAAQEGIAQGDPGLPAGRELEFAEILTTAHRRGVTGIVFLTADVHYTAAHHYDPARAAVADFTPFWEFVSGPAHAGAFGPNALDGTFGPRAVFVNAPPRANTSPAEGFQHFGEVNIDGRSGAFTVHLRDRDGTSLWSVTLPAPTRR from the coding sequence ATGACCGCACTTGATCGACGTACCCTGCTGCGAGCCGGACTGGCCACCGGCGCCGGACTGGCCGGCGGCGCGCTGCTCGGCGGCGCCGGCGCCCCCGCCGCCGGACCGCTCGGCTTCCCCGGCTGGCGACCCGCGGGGCGCCCGGTGCTGACCCACGGCATCCAGAGCGGCGCCGCGACGGCCGACTCGGCGGTGGTCTGGACCCGGGCCGACCGGGCCGGGCGGCTGCGGGTGGAGATCAGCTCCCGCCCCGACTTCCGCGGCGCCCGGCAGATCCGCGGACCGGTACTCGGCCCGGACAGCGACTTCACCGGCAAGCTCCGGCTGCGCGGCCTGCCACCCGGCCGGCGGCTGCACTACCGGGTACGGGTCGAGAGCACCGAGCGGTACGGCCTGGTCAGCGAGACGCTGACCGGTGAGCTGACCACCGCGCCGGCCGCCGGCCAGCGCCGCGACCTGCGGTTCGTCTGGACCGGCGACATCGCCGGCCAGGGCTGGGGAATCGACCCCGCGTACGGCGGGATGCGGATCTTCGAGTCGATGCGGGCGGTCCGCCCGGACTTCTTCCTCTGCAGCGGCGACACCGTCTACGCCGACGGCCCGCTCACCGAGACCGTGACCCTCCCGGACGGGCGGATCTGGCGCAACCTGGTCACCGAGGAGAAGAGCAAGGTCGCCGAGACGCTCGGCGAGTTCCGGGGCCAGTTCGCCTACAACCTGCTCGACGAGCACCTGCGCGCGTTCGCCGCCGAGGTGCCGCAGATCAACCAGTGGGACGACCACGAGGTGACGAACAACTGGTACCCCGGGGAGATCCTGACCGATTCCCGGTACGCCGAGACCCGGGTCGACGTGCTGGCCCGCCGCGCCCGCCGGGCCTTCCACGAGTGGCTGCCCACCCCGTCCGACGACCGGCTCTACCGGCGACTGTCGTACGGGCCGCTGCTCGACGTGTTCGTGCTGGACATGCGGACCTACAAGGACGCCAACGACGGCAACACCTACGCCGACCCGCGCCGGGGCCTGCTGGGGCGTGACCAGCGGGCCTGGCTGACCCGGGAACTGACCCGGTCCCGGGCGACCTGGAAGGTGATCGCCGCCGACCTGCCGCTCGGCCTGGTGGTGCCGGACGGCGCCGCCGCCCAGGAGGGGATCGCGCAGGGCGACCCGGGTCTGCCCGCCGGCCGGGAACTGGAGTTCGCCGAGATCCTCACCACCGCCCACCGGCGCGGCGTGACCGGGATCGTCTTCCTCACCGCCGACGTGCACTACACCGCCGCCCACCACTACGACCCGGCGCGCGCCGCGGTGGCCGACTTCACCCCGTTCTGGGAATTCGTCTCCGGGCCCGCGCACGCCGGCGCGTTCGGCCCGAACGCCCTGGACGGCACCTTCGGCCCCCGGGCGGTCTTCGTCAACGCCCCGCCCCGGGCGAACACCTCGCCGGCCGAGGGATTCCAGCACTTCGGCGAGGTGAACATCGACGGCCGCTCCGGTGCCTTCACCGTGCACCTGCGCGACCGCGACGGCACCTCGCTGTGGTCGGTGACGCTGCCGGCACCGACCCGGCGGTGA
- the ndk gene encoding nucleoside-diphosphate kinase: protein MSSSSPVERTLVLIKPDAVRRGLVGEILGRFERKGFTVDAMVLRAMDGALADAHYAEHLEKPFYPPLREFMTGGPLVALVLSGDQVIDVVRGLVGATDGRKAAAGTIRGDLSLSNRENLVHASDSVDSAKREIALWFPDLG from the coding sequence GTGTCCAGCAGCAGTCCGGTCGAGCGTACCCTCGTCCTGATCAAGCCCGACGCCGTGCGGCGCGGCCTGGTCGGGGAGATCCTCGGCCGGTTCGAGCGCAAGGGCTTCACCGTGGACGCGATGGTGCTACGGGCGATGGACGGCGCCCTCGCCGACGCGCACTACGCCGAACACCTGGAGAAGCCGTTCTACCCGCCGCTGCGCGAGTTCATGACCGGCGGACCGCTGGTCGCGCTCGTGCTCTCCGGAGACCAGGTGATCGACGTCGTACGCGGCCTGGTCGGGGCCACCGACGGGCGCAAGGCGGCGGCCGGCACGATCCGCGGCGACCTCTCCCTGTCCAACCGGGAGAACCTGGTGCACGCCTCCGACTCGGTGGACAGCGCCAAGCGGGAGATCGCCCTCTGGTTCCCCGACCTGGGCTGA
- a CDS encoding VOC family protein, with the protein MADGTRRQVAPVRKLVAAVLGTVATFIVLFGAGMSSWTIVALGVALLVLSVALVLVTSVRSGARAWVTGIGHVHSVSEPPASSTFGRCELQIVIDAPGLPPRSIKVRDPRVPVAKWPDPGATLPIMVAIDDQRHVRILWDEVMTHAEAAARGGLPPEFDDYDPAADDLLIEEDAPPWEQRTPDEDYLGPTAGERMAADLPAEGGRRYEEPVVVRQTPGGTLVLEGTVVEPSPATPLPRRAKPSPGPSVTRPSPAPAAAHSGPAATVAQPGPGPTIAQPDPGPSGSESDRDPDAAMPDVATPAATGSTGPVASASAPPLDEIDIDIDGPPAAYSPRSGSAPSSADPTGPSPYVTDSYQSTGDIPPPGPGGPDPVGGEPVGDAADDDPILAGLPDAPPGGAAGDTGRPIHGVGITLLVADLDRSVAFYRDMLGFLEIDGGEGNAVLASGATRIVLRAIRDVAPINRRLVHLNLDVDDVEAAHAELKAKGVRFTYAPRAVNRGAKLELWAAAFRDPDGHGIALTQWRDRQPR; encoded by the coding sequence GTGGCAGACGGCACCCGTCGACAGGTCGCACCGGTGCGCAAGCTCGTCGCCGCCGTGCTCGGCACGGTCGCCACCTTCATCGTGCTGTTCGGCGCCGGCATGTCGAGCTGGACCATCGTGGCGCTCGGGGTGGCGCTGCTGGTCCTCTCCGTCGCCCTGGTGCTCGTCACGTCGGTGCGCAGCGGCGCGCGCGCCTGGGTGACCGGGATCGGCCATGTGCACAGCGTGTCGGAGCCGCCCGCGTCATCGACGTTCGGCCGCTGCGAGCTGCAGATCGTGATCGACGCGCCCGGCCTGCCGCCCCGCTCGATAAAGGTGCGCGACCCCCGGGTGCCGGTGGCCAAGTGGCCCGACCCGGGCGCCACCCTGCCGATCATGGTCGCGATCGACGACCAGCGGCACGTCCGGATCCTCTGGGACGAGGTGATGACGCACGCGGAGGCGGCCGCCCGGGGCGGGCTCCCGCCGGAGTTCGACGACTACGACCCGGCCGCCGACGACCTGCTGATCGAGGAGGACGCCCCGCCCTGGGAGCAGCGGACGCCGGACGAGGACTATCTGGGGCCGACCGCCGGTGAGCGGATGGCCGCCGACCTGCCGGCCGAGGGCGGTCGCCGCTACGAGGAGCCGGTGGTGGTACGCCAGACGCCGGGCGGCACCCTGGTGTTGGAGGGCACCGTGGTCGAGCCGTCCCCGGCGACGCCGCTACCCCGCCGCGCCAAGCCCAGCCCCGGCCCCTCCGTCACCAGACCGAGCCCCGCCCCCGCTGCCGCCCATTCCGGCCCGGCCGCTACCGTCGCCCAGCCCGGCCCCGGCCCGACGATCGCCCAGCCCGACCCGGGTCCGTCCGGCTCGGAGTCGGACCGCGACCCGGACGCCGCGATGCCTGACGTCGCCACTCCGGCGGCAACCGGATCGACCGGCCCGGTCGCCTCGGCGTCCGCCCCGCCGCTCGACGAGATCGACATCGACATCGACGGCCCGCCGGCCGCCTACTCCCCTCGGTCCGGCTCGGCGCCGTCCTCCGCCGACCCGACCGGCCCGTCGCCATACGTGACCGACAGCTACCAGTCCACCGGGGACATCCCGCCGCCCGGTCCCGGCGGGCCGGACCCCGTTGGCGGTGAGCCTGTTGGCGACGCCGCGGACGACGATCCGATCCTGGCCGGGCTGCCGGACGCTCCCCCCGGGGGCGCGGCCGGCGACACCGGCCGCCCGATTCACGGCGTCGGCATCACCCTGCTGGTGGCCGATCTGGACCGGTCGGTGGCCTTCTACCGGGACATGCTCGGGTTCCTGGAGATCGACGGCGGCGAGGGGAACGCGGTGCTCGCCTCCGGCGCCACCCGGATCGTGCTGCGGGCCATCCGGGACGTCGCGCCGATCAACCGCCGGTTGGTGCACCTCAACCTCGATGTCGACGACGTCGAGGCCGCCCACGCCGAGCTGAAGGCCAAGGGCGTCCGGTTCACGTATGCCCCCCGCGCGGTGAACCGGGGCGCCAAGCTGGAGCTCTGGGCCGCCGCGTT